TGGCTGGTTTGACAAAATCATGCCGGATATTAATCACGATAATCCATATATGGCCAACTTTTTAATTCAGAATTGTATTTGGCACATTGAAACCTTTGGTATAGACGGCATTCGTTTAGATACTTATACCTACAATGATTTAAACTTTGCAAATCGTTGCAATCAATCCATTTTAAATGAATTTCCTAACATGACTATTTTTGGAGAAGTTATGGTTCATGGAGTAGCAAACCAGGCCTATTTTGAACAAAATAATATTGATACTCCTTTTAAAAGCAATTTGCCATCAGTTGTTGATTTCCAGAGTTTGTATTACGGAATTATTCCTGCACTTACGCAGCCTTTTGGCTGGACAGATGGCGTAAACAAACTATATTATACATTGAGCAGCGATTTTTTAAGTAAAAATCCAATGCAAAAAGTACTGCTTTTAGACAATCATGACGAACCACGTTTCTTTTCTGTTGTTGGAGAAAATGCAGAAAAACAAAAAATAGGTTTTCAATGGTTACTTACTTGTCGCGGAATCCCACAATTGTATTATGGTTCTGAAGTATTGGCTAAAGGTTTTAAAGCTCCGGATGGTTTGGTTCGTGGTGATTTTCCTGGCGGATGGACCACCGATACAAAAAATGCCTTTACAGGAAAAGGTTTAACCGAAGATGAAAAATCAACTCAGGATTTAGTCCGAAAACTAGCCAATTTCAGAAAAACATCTTCGGCTTTAACAACCGGAAAATTGATGCATTACATTCCAACAGAAGGTTTGTACGTCTATTTTAGATACGATGAAAAACAGACGATT
The sequence above is drawn from the uncultured Flavobacterium sp. genome and encodes:
- a CDS encoding cyclomaltodextrinase C-terminal domain-containing protein, producing GWFDKIMPDINHDNPYMANFLIQNCIWHIETFGIDGIRLDTYTYNDLNFANRCNQSILNEFPNMTIFGEVMVHGVANQAYFEQNNIDTPFKSNLPSVVDFQSLYYGIIPALTQPFGWTDGVNKLYYTLSSDFLSKNPMQKVLLLDNHDEPRFFSVVGENAEKQKIGFQWLLTCRGIPQLYYGSEVLAKGFKAPDGLVRGDFPGGWTTDTKNAFTGKGLTEDEKSTQDLVRKLANFRKTSSALTTGKLMHYIPTEGLYVYFRYDEKQTIMCIMNTSNAEKEVDFQKYNERTESFHSAKNIITDESFASLKKTSIPAMKMWVLELNK